A DNA window from Castanea sativa cultivar Marrone di Chiusa Pesio chromosome 7, ASM4071231v1 contains the following coding sequences:
- the LOC142642984 gene encoding uncharacterized protein LOC142642984 yields the protein MDRRVAFFVGFVCIVIAGVRGQSPATSPSSTPNTPSPPTQSSPPSGAPPPTTTTAPPTPAATSPPPVTQSPPPAATPPPVSAPPPATPPPVSSPPPASPPPATPPPATPPPATPPPATPPPASPPPATPPPATPPPAVPPPAPLASPPAPAPAPSKKKVKSPAPSPLGLSPPAPPTGAPAPSLLGTAAPGPAQNDDSGVEKIFSIQKMVGSLVFGWALLWLVL from the exons ATGGATCGGAGAGTAGCGTTTTTTGTAGGATTTGTCTGCATTGTGATCGCCGGCGTCAGAGGTCAATCTCCGGCGACTTCTCCCAGCTCTACTCCCAACACGCCTTCTCCACCGACTCAGTCTAGTCCTCCTTCAGGCGCACCACCTCCGACCACCACCACTGCTCCGCCTACTCCAGCCGCGACATCGCCACCTCCAGTTACTCAGTCTCCTCCACCGGCGGCTACTCCACCACCGGTGAGCGCTCCTCCTCCGGCAACTCCTCCACCAGTTAGCTCTCCACCTCCTGCATCGCCTCCTCCGGCTACTCCTCCACCAGCAACCCCACCACCAGCGACTCCACCTCCTGCAACCCCACCACCAGCATCTCCTCCTCCAGCAACTCCACCACCGGCAACTCCACCACCAGCAGTGCCTCCACCTGCACCACTCGCATCGCCACCTGCACCAGCACCAGCACCAAGCAAGAAGAAGGTCAAATCTCCAGCTCCGTCTCCGTTGGGGCTGAGTCCACCAGCTCCACCAACTGGTGCTCCAGCACCTAGCTTGCTCGGAACTGCCGCTCCTGGACCAGCTCAAAACGACGAC AGTGGGGTGGAGAAGATCTTTTCCATTCAGAAGATGGTTGGGAGCTTGGTCTTTGGATGGGCTCTCCTATGGTTGGTTCTTTAG